One Myotis daubentonii chromosome 3, mMyoDau2.1, whole genome shotgun sequence genomic window carries:
- the LOC132231230 gene encoding RING-box protein 2-like — translation MADVEDAEEPCALSSHSGGAGSKSGGDKMFSLKKWNTVAMWSWDVECDTCAICRVQVMDACLRCQAENKQEDCVVVWGECNHSFHNCCMSLWVKQNNRCPLCQQDWVVQRIGK, via the coding sequence ATGGCCGATGTGGAAGACGCTGAGGAGCCCTGTGCCCTGTCCTCTCACTCCGGGGGCGCGGGCTCCAAGTCGGGAGGCGACAAGATGTTCTCTCTCAAGAAGTGGAACACAGTGGCCATGTGGAGCTGGGACGTGGAGTGCGATACATGCGCCATCTGCAGGGTCCAGGTGATGGATGCCTGTCTTAGATGTCAAGCTGAAAACAAACAAGAGGATTGTGTTGTGGTCTGGGGAGAATGTAATCATTCCTTCCACAACTGCTGCATGTCCCTGTGGGTGAAACAGAACAATCGCTGCCCTCTCTGCCAGCAAGACTGGGTGGTCCAAAGAATCGGCAAATGA